The stretch of DNA CCACGGATAATGCATTTTCCATCATCCAGAGTGATCCTCCTGCGTGCATATTCAGTTACTGGGCAATATGATGCCAAATCTACACAGAGAAAAAAAATGGCTATTACTTCATACCTCCTACACATCCAGAGGGATCCTCTTGTGTGCATATTCAGTTACTGTGTCACAAAATAACATGATGCCAAATGATAAGCATGTATGAGGAAAATTAAAATGTTCAATAAAGATTTCTCTAAAGGGCATATGATGCAAACTTTGAGAACAACAGGACTTCCAACTCGCTGGAACTGTAGTCGCACACATGAACATACTATGCTTCAAGTACTAGAAAGACAGTAGAACACATGGAAACAAACATGTGGATACCAATCGCTTATTCAGGCACAGAGTAAGAAGCCTATACGCAATAATGAACGGTGGTCTGATTAAAGAAGATCAGGTGTTGGGGAAAATATACCTTGTCGTCGCTGAAATTTCACTTGGAGGCATCTGTGGCGACTTGATGTGGCATGCATGAAATCTTCTTTGGTAATAGGCAAGTAAAAGTCACATTTTAGTTTTGAAGCAAGCAGACAAAGTCTGTGAATATATACTATAGTCCATGCAAAGCAGACAAGATCCACGTATTAGCAATTTAttaaaacaggaaaaaaaatcAGCATATACATTTCCACGCATTAACATCTAACCAACTAAAAACCAGAGAGAGGAAATCGAAAACTTCTATTTTTAGGCCTGACAACATTGTCACCAAAGACTGGGAAGCATGGATTGCATGCGCCGATTAAAATTTACCAGGCAAAAAATAAGACATCATTTTCCATCAACACTTATATGCCAGTTAAAAAGCATGATCCATTATGGTCTTAGTAGTAAACAACTCGGATAGAAGCATAGGCTAATGTGAGGCAGTTACACATGCCGCAAAAGCATCCTAAAGACGGATGTTTTTCACACAAGCTATATTAGTAGAGAAACTATTGCTCAGCTTTGTAAATCGTAACCAGAAAAAGGAAAGAGAAGCCTATGAAAAATTGCACAGGAGCACATATTAACAGAAGGAATATCCGACTAAAATATAAAATCCTATAACTTAGTCCTAGAATCCTTTCGTACAAGGAGTGAAGAAATGTTTGTAGTCTCAAGAGCCTCGTCGGTACAAAATCTTTCAACTATTTTGTTACCCATGTCAATATCCATCAGTTCCAGCGGCTGCAATCAAGAGTCAAGAATAAATCAGATTGGTAATTAAACAAATGACAAATTTAAGCTCCAGTTAAGTCAAGCATATATAAAAAAACATGCCCCTGAACTTAATTTTCGTCATTTGGGGGATGTATAGCATGGAACTGCAGATATGCCAATGGGGAGTTCTAATTCAGAGCACCTCTGAATAAAGAGTGTGCAGTAAGAAATGATAGCAGTATTTATACTCAGGGTCGCCGGAGACATGCATCGAGGGAAATATGTGCATTGTACCACCATATTTCTTGGTTGACTCAACCAAGTCACATACTTTCTCCTGCTACCGACGTCTGTGTTACTACAAGGGGAAGAAAAAAGTTCAACTATTACCACTCCACTTTCAGTATATATACGGTGCCAACAACTTGGCATAGAACCTAATGTTTTCTGTGAGTTCATGGATCGGCCATTGGGAGAATATTACAGGGTGGAGGCATAAGGAGAATAATCAAATAGCAAGACTGTACAAGAAAATAAGCTGCAACTTGCAACTCATGAAATTCTGTTTAAATTTATAGGTCATATTAGATGCATAGGAAGTACAGGTAAATACAGAAGTTCAGCTTCAAGCCACTCATCAAATATGGGGGACCTCCCTTGCTATGCCCAGACCAACAAAAATTGAACTGTCGATACAACTGGACTGACAAAATGAACTATTGAAAGGGAAACCTACTATTTTTTTGCAGAACATTTTCAATTTGACAATGCAAAAAGTAGTAAACACCACAAGATGTGATTTTTTTCCCATTCCTCAATCGAGAGTAACGATCAACAACCAGCTCATGTTGCAAATATATTTCAATTGAACAAAGCAGGCTACATCCAGCAATAACTTGACCTAAGTTTCTACTTGTGACCTTTTATAGTGCTTGTTTATGCCATGAACAATAAGGAGTGGAAATTAATATATCCCGAACCAATATTTCGAAATTTGTAGAGACCAAGTAATTCATTAATCTAATGTTTCCTGGTGAGA from Triticum urartu cultivar G1812 chromosome 3, Tu2.1, whole genome shotgun sequence encodes:
- the LOC125546303 gene encoding uncharacterized protein LOC125546303 isoform X1, whose amino-acid sequence is MEEAVVVRHGGGAAGKLVEHRGMRNGYMRHGVSVGVSQGTTQESAHLLSNNTDVGSRRKYVTWLSQPRNMVVQCTYFPRCMSPATLSINTAIISYCTLFIQRCSELELPIGISAVPCYTSPK